The following are encoded together in the Serratia odorifera genome:
- a CDS encoding glycine zipper 2TM domain-containing protein, producing the protein MIKRLIVVAFAGLSLVGCANDSMSGDVYSASQAKQVQQASYGTLVSVRPVKISGEGGSNMLGTIGGAVIGGFLGNTIGGGTGRSLATAAGAVAGGVAGDQIGEAAGRTSGVELEIRPDTKGDNIIVVQKAGTTKFSPGQRVRMARSGSTITVSPL; encoded by the coding sequence ATGATTAAACGTCTTATCGTTGTTGCTTTTGCCGGACTTTCTCTGGTGGGTTGTGCCAATGATTCCATGTCGGGTGACGTCTACTCGGCGTCCCAGGCCAAACAGGTGCAACAGGCAAGCTACGGCACCCTGGTTTCGGTACGTCCGGTGAAAATCTCGGGCGAAGGCGGTTCTAACATGCTCGGCACCATCGGCGGTGCGGTGATCGGTGGTTTCCTGGGTAACACCATCGGTGGTGGCACCGGGCGTAGCCTGGCGACCGCCGCGGGTGCCGTCGCCGGTGGCGTCGCTGGCGATCAGATTGGCGAAGCCGCAGGCCGTACCTCCGGCGTTGAGCTGGAAATCCGTCCAGACACCAAGGGTGACAATATCATCGTGGTGCAGAAGGCCGGCACCACCAAGTTCAGCCCGGGTCAACGGGTGCGTATGGCGCGCTCCGGCAGCACCATCACGGTATCGCCGCTGTAA
- the slyA gene encoding transcriptional regulator SlyA, whose product MESTLGSDLARLVRVWRALIDHRLKPLALTQTHWVTLHNINRLPPEQSQIQLAKAIGIEQPSLVRTLDQLEEKGLISRHTCANDRRAKRIKLTEAAEPIIREVDSVITSTRREILSGISPDEIQLLVNLIGKLEQNITELQSKQ is encoded by the coding sequence GTGGAGTCAACATTAGGTTCGGATTTAGCACGATTGGTTCGTGTTTGGCGTGCGCTGATCGACCATCGGCTCAAGCCGTTGGCGCTCACCCAAACGCATTGGGTCACGTTGCACAATATCAATCGCCTGCCGCCTGAGCAGTCACAGATTCAACTGGCGAAAGCGATCGGCATTGAACAACCGTCGTTGGTGCGGACGCTGGACCAACTGGAAGAGAAGGGGTTGATTAGTCGCCATACCTGCGCCAACGATCGCCGGGCAAAGCGTATAAAACTGACCGAAGCCGCGGAGCCGATTATCCGGGAAGTCGACAGCGTGATTACCTCGACACGTCGCGAGATTTTGAGCGGTATTTCGCCAGACGAAATCCAACTGCTGGTGAACCTGATTGGCAAACTTGAGCAGAACATTACCGAACTACAAAGCAAACAATAA
- a CDS encoding DUF1656 domain-containing protein, whose product MNTSWLHIGPPLTDLVLGASLYFPPIFSAFLLGLLFWLLVHHLLRDWIYSGDIWHPMLMDLSIFVIAVSGALWILASW is encoded by the coding sequence GTGAATACTTCATGGTTACACATTGGGCCGCCCCTCACCGATTTGGTGTTAGGCGCATCGCTTTATTTTCCACCAATATTTAGCGCTTTTTTGCTGGGCCTGCTTTTTTGGCTGCTGGTTCATCATCTGTTGCGAGACTGGATTTATTCGGGAGACATTTGGCACCCGATGTTGATGGACCTGTCCATTTTTGTCATCGCCGTTAGCGGCGCCTTATGGATTTTAGCAAGTTGGTAA
- a CDS encoding HlyD family secretion protein, whose amino-acid sequence MKRQTLKYFSTVLVCAVAICAGWWSWNYYMQSPWTRDGKIRAELVSITPEVSGRLEKITVHDNQYVAAGSLIFSLDPVPYQLALDNAEAALAKAGSDLAKAEHESARRRHLPRNVISAEDLDASNLTAQAMKAAYKAAQANVEQAKWNLSKTQIHAPTDGYITNLQARIGNYAHAGTPLVALVDAHSFYALGYFEETKLKNIKIGSKTDIVLYNGNIPLQGQVESIGRAIYDQSVESGGDLLMDVKPNVPWVRLAQRVPVRIKLLNVPADLPLVAGTTCTLSIHQKG is encoded by the coding sequence ATGAAACGCCAAACCTTAAAATATTTTTCCACGGTGCTGGTGTGCGCCGTAGCCATTTGCGCCGGTTGGTGGAGCTGGAATTATTATATGCAATCCCCCTGGACGCGTGACGGTAAAATCCGCGCCGAGCTGGTATCTATCACGCCTGAAGTTTCTGGCAGATTAGAGAAAATAACCGTGCATGACAATCAGTACGTGGCTGCGGGTAGTCTGATTTTCAGCCTCGACCCGGTCCCCTACCAACTGGCGCTGGATAATGCCGAGGCCGCGCTGGCAAAAGCGGGCTCTGATTTGGCCAAAGCCGAACATGAATCCGCACGCCGCCGCCATCTGCCACGCAACGTTATTTCTGCCGAGGATCTGGATGCGTCGAATTTAACCGCGCAGGCGATGAAAGCGGCTTATAAAGCCGCACAGGCCAACGTCGAACAGGCAAAATGGAATTTAAGCAAAACGCAAATCCATGCGCCAACGGACGGTTATATCACCAATTTACAGGCGCGTATCGGTAACTATGCGCACGCCGGTACCCCGTTGGTGGCATTGGTCGACGCTCACTCCTTTTACGCGCTCGGCTATTTTGAAGAAACCAAATTGAAAAATATCAAGATCGGCAGCAAGACCGATATTGTTTTATATAACGGCAATATTCCCCTGCAGGGTCAGGTCGAGAGTATTGGCCGCGCTATTTACGACCAGAGCGTCGAAAGCGGCGGTGATTTATTAATGGACGTTAAACCCAATGTTCCCTGGGTGCGTTTAGCGCAACGCGTACCGGTGCGGATAAAACTGCTGAACGTACCGGCCGATCTACCGCTGGTGGCCGGAACCACCTGTACCCTATCAATACATCAGAAAGGTTAA
- the sodC gene encoding superoxide dismutase family protein: MKRFWCAALGLMACGVAQAATEEVDMHLVTAQGIGQDIGKVTISETPYGLVFTPQLKALPAGIHGFHVHENGSCEPAMKEGKAVAAQAAGGHLDPQKTGKHLGPYADGHLGDLPAIYVTAAGVADYPVLAPRLKKISEIEGKALMVHVGGDNHADHPKPLGGGGDRFACGVIK, from the coding sequence ATGAAACGTTTTTGGTGTGCTGCCCTTGGTCTGATGGCCTGCGGCGTTGCCCAGGCGGCGACGGAAGAGGTAGATATGCATTTGGTAACGGCGCAGGGAATTGGCCAGGATATTGGCAAGGTGACCATCAGTGAAACGCCGTACGGCCTGGTGTTTACTCCCCAGTTGAAAGCCTTGCCGGCCGGAATACATGGTTTTCACGTGCATGAAAACGGCAGTTGCGAACCGGCAATGAAAGAGGGCAAGGCGGTGGCGGCGCAGGCTGCCGGCGGCCACCTGGATCCACAAAAGACCGGTAAGCACCTGGGGCCGTACGCTGACGGTCATCTGGGCGATTTACCGGCCATTTACGTGACTGCCGCCGGCGTCGCCGATTATCCGGTATTGGCGCCACGGCTGAAGAAAATCAGTGAAATTGAAGGCAAGGCGTTAATGGTACACGTCGGCGGCGATAACCATGCCGATCATCCCAAACCACTGGGCGGTGGCGGCGATCGCTTTGCCTGTGGTGTGATCAAGTAA